One uncultured Tolumonas sp. genomic window carries:
- a CDS encoding TAXI family TRAP transporter solute-binding subunit: protein MSCMRFFSVRLTNALTWMCLTLGISSSAFAAAPVNLTISTGSVSGVYYPAGGAICRLLNKSQKQHQLRCSVTTSEGSIANIQKLRNNEVPLAIVQSDIEQHAFTGTTEFEQSGAMPQLRALFSLYSEAFTLVVREDSHISQLSDLLNKRIDIGNPGSGERATMELLMQQLNWKQTDFSQISGLHADERAQALCDNQIDAFVYVAGHPNGAIREATNSCDAKLLSLPSEQIASILKAHPEYNAATIPGGLYRDNDTDTATIGVTATLLTTDKLDDETAYQVVKAAMENLEQLERSHPALKGLKPENMTHVGLTVPLHPGAARYYREHNIKM from the coding sequence ATGTCTTGCATGCGTTTCTTTAGCGTACGTTTGACAAACGCACTGACATGGATGTGTCTGACATTAGGAATCAGCAGCAGTGCTTTCGCTGCTGCTCCGGTTAATCTTACGATTTCAACCGGAAGTGTTTCTGGTGTTTACTATCCTGCAGGCGGAGCGATCTGCAGATTGCTGAATAAGAGTCAGAAACAACATCAGTTACGTTGTTCAGTGACGACCAGTGAAGGTTCCATTGCTAATATTCAAAAACTTCGTAATAACGAAGTACCTTTAGCTATCGTTCAATCAGATATTGAGCAACATGCATTCACTGGGACCACAGAGTTTGAGCAAAGTGGTGCGATGCCTCAGTTAAGAGCGTTATTTAGCCTTTATTCCGAAGCATTCACTTTAGTTGTTCGAGAAGATAGTCATATTTCTCAGCTTTCAGACCTGCTCAACAAACGCATTGATATCGGAAATCCTGGTTCTGGTGAACGAGCCACGATGGAACTACTCATGCAACAACTAAACTGGAAACAAACAGATTTCTCACAAATCTCTGGTTTACACGCAGATGAACGAGCTCAAGCATTGTGTGACAACCAAATTGATGCGTTTGTTTATGTTGCAGGACATCCTAACGGCGCTATCAGAGAAGCCACAAATAGCTGTGATGCCAAGTTGCTGTCACTTCCTTCAGAACAAATTGCCAGCATATTAAAAGCTCATCCTGAGTATAATGCTGCCACTATTCCTGGTGGTTTATACCGTGATAACGACACAGACACTGCAACTATCGGTGTTACTGCTACCTTGTTAACCACCGATAAGCTTGACGATGAAACTGCCTATCAGGTTGTTAAAGCGGCGATGGAAAATCTGGAGCAGCTGGAGAGAAGTCATCCGGCACTTAAAGGGTTAAAACCTGAAAACATGACTCATGTCGGTTTAACTGTACCACTACACCCAGGTGCAGCACGTTATTACCGCGAACATAATATTAAAATGTAA
- a CDS encoding PatB family C-S lyase, producing MFDFDKQIDRRGTNSLKWNKYKDQDVIPLWVADTDFMAPQGVIDALQQRIAHGVFGYSRPSPRLIELIIERMQQRYGWKIEPEWLLFMPGVVPGLNFGIKAWCRPEQHVITPNPVYYPFLHAPEYNDRPVSLLPMQLVNDRWLPDFDTFEQQAKTADVLLLCNPHNPGGTVFTREELERIADIAIRNDLVVISDEIHCDLLLEPNVKHIPFASLSPEAAARSAVLMAPSKTFNIAGLCSSFAIIPDNRLRFKLQQAMRGLMADNNLIGLVAAEAAYEHGEEWLQAQLEYLRGNRDLVASTLGQLPGIKIAKLEATYLAWIDVSGLQLDDPIATFEAAGVGLSPGAQFGDKRFVRLNFGCSRELLQKALDRMVKAIQSARLVVQQ from the coding sequence ATGTTTGATTTCGATAAGCAGATTGATCGCCGCGGCACAAACAGTCTGAAATGGAATAAATATAAAGACCAGGATGTTATCCCATTATGGGTCGCCGACACTGACTTTATGGCACCACAAGGTGTCATTGATGCTTTGCAGCAGCGCATTGCTCACGGCGTATTTGGCTATAGTCGCCCATCCCCTCGCCTCATTGAACTGATTATCGAACGGATGCAGCAACGCTATGGCTGGAAAATCGAGCCGGAATGGCTGCTGTTCATGCCCGGTGTTGTACCTGGCTTGAATTTTGGTATCAAAGCATGGTGCCGTCCTGAACAGCATGTTATCACACCCAATCCGGTCTATTACCCGTTTTTGCATGCGCCAGAATATAACGATCGCCCGGTCAGCCTTCTGCCTATGCAACTGGTTAATGATCGCTGGTTACCAGATTTTGACACGTTTGAACAACAAGCTAAAACGGCTGACGTGTTGCTGTTGTGTAACCCACATAACCCTGGCGGCACAGTATTTACCCGCGAAGAATTAGAGCGAATTGCAGATATTGCTATTCGAAATGACCTCGTGGTGATTTCAGATGAAATTCATTGCGACTTACTTCTGGAACCAAATGTGAAGCATATTCCTTTTGCTTCATTATCACCCGAAGCTGCGGCACGTAGCGCCGTGTTAATGGCTCCGAGCAAAACATTTAATATCGCTGGTTTATGCAGCTCTTTTGCGATCATTCCAGATAACCGTTTGCGCTTTAAACTGCAACAAGCCATGCGTGGATTAATGGCTGATAATAACTTGATCGGTCTGGTCGCTGCAGAAGCGGCTTATGAACATGGTGAAGAGTGGTTACAAGCACAACTGGAGTATCTGCGCGGAAACCGAGACTTAGTTGCCAGCACTTTGGGTCAATTGCCTGGGATCAAAATCGCTAAGCTTGAAGCAACATATTTAGCATGGATTGATGTTTCCGGTCTGCAACTTGATGATCCTATTGCCACTTTTGAAGCAGCCGGTGTTGGTTTATCCCCGGGTGCTCAGTTTGGTGACAAACGATTTGTTCGCTTAAATTTTGGCTGCAGCCGCGAACTGCTACAAAAGGCGTTGGATCGAATGGTAAAAGCGATTCAATCGGCACGGCTGGTAGTTCAGCAGTAA
- a CDS encoding sugar efflux transporter, which translates to MKRLLPSFLQNAVELSFMGVTFLTGLAVAFLVPVLSLFLSDELHVRPLLVGAFFTTNAVMGIIIGQLLANYSDKMSSRKPLITVCGIAGVIGSLLYAFDRHYAVLASLGIVLMSFCGSITPQLYALAREYTDAKNKQAVTFSTVMRAQFSLAWVIGPPLAFFIVAHFDFTRLFCGVAVLYLLCVWVIARYLPVIPRKHTPIDPLSGSIWQNSRLCLLFLSSFLLWTCNSMYLITMPLYIGKALHWSQGLAGWLMGLAAGLEIPVMLLAGRYSARLGNRKLLLISAISAVAFYLLLLLSQQQLWLFLAQILNALFIGILAGIGMTCFQDLLPGHPGQASTLFSNSIRCGGIVAGMLAGTITEWFHFQGVFICAFILSIFAMLSVWRISAL; encoded by the coding sequence ATGAAACGGTTATTACCTTCTTTTTTACAAAACGCCGTTGAACTGAGTTTTATGGGCGTAACCTTCCTTACTGGATTAGCTGTTGCATTTTTGGTTCCTGTCCTGAGTCTGTTTTTGAGTGATGAATTGCATGTGCGTCCATTATTGGTTGGCGCATTTTTTACTACTAATGCGGTTATGGGGATCATAATCGGGCAATTATTAGCGAATTACTCAGATAAAATGAGCAGCCGTAAGCCGTTGATTACTGTCTGTGGTATAGCGGGAGTTATTGGTAGTTTGCTCTATGCTTTTGATCGTCATTATGCCGTATTAGCCAGTTTGGGCATTGTGCTGATGAGTTTTTGTGGTTCGATCACGCCTCAACTGTATGCATTAGCGCGTGAATATACCGACGCTAAAAATAAACAAGCAGTAACCTTTAGTACCGTTATGCGCGCGCAGTTTTCATTAGCATGGGTTATTGGCCCGCCGCTCGCATTTTTCATTGTTGCTCATTTTGATTTCACGCGGCTGTTTTGCGGTGTGGCTGTTTTGTATTTGTTGTGTGTCTGGGTTATTGCGCGTTATTTACCCGTAATCCCGCGTAAACATACTCCCATTGATCCACTCTCTGGCAGTATCTGGCAAAATTCACGTCTATGTTTGTTGTTTCTGAGTTCATTCTTACTGTGGACATGTAACAGTATGTATTTGATTACTATGCCGCTTTATATCGGGAAGGCATTACATTGGTCGCAGGGACTAGCAGGGTGGCTGATGGGGTTGGCGGCTGGCTTGGAGATCCCGGTGATGTTGCTTGCCGGACGCTATAGTGCGCGCCTTGGTAATCGCAAGTTATTGTTGATTTCGGCGATATCAGCAGTCGCTTTTTATCTGCTGTTATTGCTATCACAACAGCAATTATGGTTGTTTCTGGCGCAGATACTGAACGCACTGTTTATAGGTATATTAGCGGGCATCGGCATGACTTGTTTTCAGGATCTGTTACCCGGTCATCCGGGACAGGCTTCAACCTTATTCAGTAACAGCATCCGTTGTGGTGGCATTGTTGCCGGTATGTTGGCCGGAACCATTACTGAATGGTTCCATTTCCAAGGTGTGTTTATCTGCGCGTTTATTTTGTCAATTTTTGCCATGCTGTCTGTATGGCGGATCAGCGCGTTGTAG
- a CDS encoding LysR family transcriptional regulator — translation MFRPKSTLEQWRIFQAVVEHGGYAQAAEKLNKSQSSLNHAIAKLQQTLGVALLEVRGRKAYLTDAGDMFLRRAKLMNQQMQELELLAHNIHQGWEAEIRFAVEIAHPRRPLNRALQNYYPVSRGTHLQMFDSVLSGTEEIIREQKADIVICGHVPKGFLAEPLAEVTFVAVCHPQHPLALEARMLSADELTQQLQIVIRDTAKNPKEMTGWLKAEQRWTVTSMHEAIEILLAGMGFAWLPLHLVEGFIQRQQLHRLPLREGNERKIFTHLVIPAPERLGPSANCLLECLRLSHPLTAAYWQNNKKSTAIEISSPSI, via the coding sequence ATGTTTCGTCCAAAAAGCACACTCGAGCAATGGCGTATCTTTCAGGCAGTAGTTGAACATGGCGGTTATGCCCAAGCGGCAGAGAAACTGAATAAAAGCCAGTCTTCTCTTAATCATGCTATTGCCAAATTACAGCAAACGCTGGGTGTTGCTTTACTGGAAGTCAGAGGACGTAAAGCCTATCTGACTGACGCGGGTGATATGTTTTTGCGTCGGGCCAAACTCATGAATCAGCAAATGCAGGAATTAGAACTGCTGGCCCACAACATTCATCAAGGCTGGGAAGCGGAAATTCGCTTTGCGGTCGAAATAGCCCATCCGCGGCGGCCACTCAATCGAGCCTTGCAGAACTACTACCCGGTATCTCGGGGCACTCATTTACAGATGTTTGACAGTGTGTTGAGCGGTACTGAAGAGATTATTCGTGAGCAGAAAGCCGATATCGTGATTTGTGGTCATGTACCCAAAGGTTTTTTGGCAGAACCATTAGCGGAAGTGACATTTGTCGCCGTTTGTCATCCTCAGCACCCGTTAGCGTTAGAAGCCCGGATGCTCAGTGCCGATGAGTTGACCCAACAACTGCAAATCGTTATTCGGGATACGGCAAAAAATCCGAAAGAAATGACGGGATGGCTGAAAGCCGAACAACGTTGGACCGTAACCAGCATGCACGAAGCCATAGAAATCCTGCTGGCGGGAATGGGGTTTGCCTGGTTGCCGTTACATCTCGTCGAGGGTTTTATCCAGCGTCAGCAATTACATCGGCTGCCATTGCGTGAAGGAAATGAACGAAAAATATTCACACACCTGGTTATTCCTGCTCCCGAACGTCTGGGCCCTAGTGCAAATTGTTTGCTGGAGTGTCTGCGTTTGTCACACCCACTGACGGCAGCTTACTGGCAAAATAATAAAAAATCGACCGCGATCGAGATCAGTTCACCGTCGATTTAA
- the sohB gene encoding protease SohB, which translates to MAFIYDYGLFAVKSITLVLVIVLGVIAIVSAIARHKTRRGELDITDLSADHQQNKVHLTEALLNKEQRKEYAKQQKKELKAKKKNAQDTNKPRLFLIDFKGGMDAKEVSSLREEITAVLTMAKSEDEVLVRVESGGGVVHGYGLGASQLQRIRDRGLFLTVAIDKVAASGGYMMACVAQKIIAAPFAIVGSIGVVAQMPNFNRLLKKHDVDIELHTAGQFKRTLTIFGENDDKAREKFREELETVHQQFKQFVSEHRPRMDIDQIATGEHWLAAEAKKLGVVDELRTSDDYLLSQFEQKQVIKVTYQTKKGLADRFSNAASLAVEKAVYRIIETCKIPF; encoded by the coding sequence ATGGCATTTATTTATGATTATGGTTTATTTGCTGTAAAGAGTATCACACTTGTTCTGGTCATTGTCTTGGGTGTGATCGCTATCGTATCTGCAATTGCTCGACACAAAACGCGCCGCGGCGAATTAGATATCACAGACCTTTCTGCGGATCATCAGCAGAACAAAGTGCATTTAACTGAAGCATTACTCAATAAAGAACAACGTAAAGAGTATGCCAAGCAGCAGAAGAAAGAACTTAAAGCGAAGAAAAAAAATGCGCAGGATACCAATAAACCACGTCTGTTCCTGATCGATTTTAAAGGTGGAATGGATGCGAAGGAAGTGTCTTCACTGCGTGAAGAAATCACTGCTGTATTAACCATGGCGAAAAGCGAAGACGAAGTGCTGGTTCGGGTGGAATCAGGTGGTGGTGTGGTGCACGGTTATGGTTTGGGTGCTTCGCAGTTACAACGTATCCGCGATAGGGGCTTGTTTTTAACCGTAGCAATCGACAAAGTGGCTGCCAGTGGTGGTTATATGATGGCGTGTGTGGCACAAAAAATTATCGCGGCCCCTTTTGCGATTGTTGGCTCTATTGGTGTTGTTGCACAAATGCCGAACTTTAACCGCTTGTTGAAAAAACACGATGTGGATATTGAATTACACACAGCAGGCCAGTTCAAACGCACCTTAACTATTTTTGGTGAGAACGACGACAAGGCTCGCGAAAAATTCCGTGAAGAGCTGGAAACTGTACATCAGCAATTTAAACAGTTTGTCAGTGAACATCGCCCTCGTATGGATATTGACCAGATTGCGACCGGTGAACATTGGCTGGCAGCAGAAGCGAAAAAGTTAGGTGTAGTTGATGAGCTGCGCACCAGTGACGATTATTTGCTGTCTCAGTTCGAGCAAAAGCAGGTGATTAAAGTGACTTATCAGACGAAAAAAGGTCTTGCCGATCGTTTTTCGAACGCAGCTTCATTAGCTGTCGAAAAAGCCGTTTATCGTATCATTGAGACCTGTAAGATCCCTTTTTAG
- the topA gene encoding type I DNA topoisomerase, whose product MGKALVIVESPAKAKTINKYLGKDFVVKSSVGHVRDLPTSGSASTAADKKEGAKKGVRLDAADKAKKEYSSLVSRMGIDPEHGWKARYEILPGKEKVVAELRALAAQADTIYLATDLDREGEAIAWHLRELIGGDESRFKRVVFNEITKTAIQEAFSHPGLLNIERVNAQQARRFLDRVVGYMVSPLLWKKIARGLSAGRVQSVALRLIVEKEREIKAFVPEEYWDIHADTQTPAREALRLQVTSQQGKSFDPKNEQQAMAAVQALKNAAYTVRDREDKPTSSKPSAPFITSTLQQAASTRLSFGVKKTMMMAQRLYEAGHITYMRTDSTNLSQEAVVAVRDYIEQQFGKKYLPKDPLTYGSKANAQEAHEAIRPSNVEVKADALKDMEADAVRLYDLIWRQFVACQMTPAQYDTSTLTVTAADFELKAKGRILRFAGWTKALPPMGRKGDDIELPNVSAGDVLQLVKLDPKQHFTKPPARFTEAALVKELEKRGIGRPSTYASIISTIQDRGYVKVEARRFYAEKMGEIVTDRLVESFTDLMSYDFTAQMESSLDNIAQGNLDWHKQLDSFYSEFKADLQKAEGDMGGMRSNQVVLTDIDCPTCGRKMGIRTASTGVFLGCSGYALPPKERCKQTINLVPGDEFIAADSEDGEVNALRAMHRCKKCGTAMDSYVLDGTRKIHICGNNPDCDGYEIEVGQFRLKGYEGPVVECDRCGSDMQLKTGRFGKFMACTNAECKNTRKILKNGDVAPPKEDPVFLPELKCSKSDAHFVLRDGAAGLFMAASTFPKSRETRAPLVAELLRFKDRLAPKHQYLAEAPVADPDGNPTIVRFSRKTKEQYVASEVDGKATGWAAYYVGGRWQAAAGKTK is encoded by the coding sequence ATGGGCAAAGCACTGGTCATTGTAGAGTCCCCGGCAAAAGCCAAAACTATCAACAAATATCTGGGTAAAGACTTCGTCGTCAAATCCAGTGTTGGTCATGTGCGCGATCTGCCAACAAGTGGCAGCGCATCAACTGCAGCTGATAAAAAGGAAGGCGCAAAAAAAGGCGTTCGTCTTGATGCCGCGGATAAAGCGAAAAAAGAGTACTCCTCGCTGGTTTCCCGTATGGGGATCGATCCGGAACATGGCTGGAAAGCCCGTTACGAAATACTTCCCGGCAAAGAAAAAGTTGTTGCTGAACTGCGCGCATTAGCGGCACAAGCTGACACCATCTATCTCGCAACCGACTTGGATAGAGAAGGGGAAGCGATTGCCTGGCATCTGCGAGAACTGATCGGTGGCGATGAGTCTCGCTTTAAGCGCGTGGTGTTTAACGAAATTACCAAAACAGCGATCCAGGAAGCCTTCTCTCATCCTGGCCTGTTAAATATTGAACGCGTTAATGCGCAGCAAGCACGTCGTTTCCTCGACCGCGTGGTGGGGTATATGGTTTCCCCATTACTGTGGAAGAAAATTGCCCGTGGCCTTTCTGCGGGTCGGGTGCAATCGGTAGCATTGCGTTTGATTGTTGAAAAAGAGCGTGAAATTAAAGCCTTTGTGCCGGAAGAGTACTGGGATATTCATGCCGATACACAAACCCCTGCTCGTGAAGCTCTGCGTCTGCAGGTTACCTCGCAGCAGGGCAAATCGTTCGATCCAAAGAACGAACAGCAAGCCATGGCCGCTGTACAGGCATTAAAAAATGCTGCCTATACCGTACGTGATCGCGAAGATAAACCGACCAGTAGTAAACCTTCTGCACCATTCATTACTTCCACCTTACAGCAAGCGGCCAGCACACGGCTGAGTTTTGGTGTGAAGAAGACCATGATGATGGCGCAGCGCTTGTACGAAGCGGGTCACATTACCTACATGCGTACTGACTCGACTAACTTGAGTCAGGAAGCGGTGGTCGCGGTTCGTGACTATATCGAACAGCAATTCGGTAAAAAATATTTACCGAAAGATCCGCTAACGTATGGTTCTAAAGCCAATGCACAGGAAGCACACGAAGCGATCCGTCCATCCAACGTTGAAGTGAAAGCCGACGCGTTAAAAGATATGGAAGCGGATGCCGTTCGTTTGTACGACCTGATCTGGCGTCAATTTGTGGCGTGCCAGATGACGCCAGCTCAATATGACACCAGCACGCTGACCGTGACTGCCGCCGATTTTGAGCTGAAAGCCAAAGGCCGTATTTTACGTTTTGCCGGTTGGACCAAAGCGTTACCACCAATGGGCCGCAAAGGTGACGATATTGAGTTGCCTAATGTGTCGGCTGGCGATGTATTGCAACTGGTTAAACTTGATCCTAAACAGCATTTCACTAAGCCGCCAGCACGCTTCACGGAAGCTGCGTTGGTTAAAGAGTTGGAAAAGCGTGGCATCGGTCGTCCGTCAACCTACGCCTCTATCATTTCTACGATCCAGGATCGTGGTTATGTAAAAGTCGAAGCCCGTCGTTTTTATGCTGAAAAAATGGGTGAAATTGTCACCGATCGTTTGGTGGAAAGTTTCACTGATCTGATGAGTTATGACTTCACGGCGCAAATGGAAAGCTCGCTGGATAATATTGCTCAGGGCAATTTAGACTGGCACAAACAGCTGGATAGTTTCTATTCCGAATTTAAAGCCGATCTGCAAAAGGCAGAAGGTGATATGGGCGGAATGCGGAGCAATCAGGTTGTCCTGACGGATATCGATTGCCCGACCTGTGGTCGCAAAATGGGTATCCGTACCGCATCAACCGGTGTGTTCCTCGGCTGTTCCGGTTATGCCTTACCGCCCAAAGAGCGTTGCAAACAAACCATCAATCTGGTGCCGGGCGATGAATTTATTGCTGCAGACTCCGAAGATGGTGAAGTCAACGCACTGCGCGCCATGCACCGTTGTAAAAAATGCGGTACAGCGATGGATTCTTATGTGCTGGATGGCACACGTAAAATTCATATTTGCGGTAATAACCCTGATTGCGATGGTTATGAGATCGAGGTGGGTCAGTTCCGTCTGAAAGGCTATGAAGGCCCGGTAGTGGAATGTGATCGTTGTGGTTCAGACATGCAGCTGAAAACCGGTCGTTTTGGTAAGTTTATGGCCTGTACCAATGCTGAATGTAAGAACACGCGCAAGATCCTGAAAAACGGCGATGTGGCACCACCGAAAGAAGATCCGGTGTTCCTGCCTGAGCTGAAGTGCAGTAAATCCGATGCGCATTTTGTGTTGCGTGATGGGGCGGCAGGTTTGTTTATGGCGGCCAGCACATTCCCTAAGTCACGTGAAACACGGGCACCTCTGGTTGCTGAATTACTTCGGTTTAAAGATCGCTTGGCACCTAAACATCAGTATCTGGCGGAAGCACCAGTTGCTGATCCTGATGGTAATCCAACTATTGTGCGTTTCAGCCGTAAAACGAAAGAGCAATATGTTGCTTCGGAAGTAGACGGTAAAGCGACCGGTTGGGCTGCCTACTATGTTGGTGGCCGCTGGCAGGCTGCGGCAGGGAAAACGAAGTAA
- a CDS encoding CoA pyrophosphatase yields MSRTEHFLNRFLLQNAPLTPVDIHPGTHDAAVLIPIILRSDGWTVLFTQRSWQLRHHPGQVCFPGGRKDNTDSSLQMTAIREMEEELGITEKQIRVLGQLSSGHTFTGYQIHPYLALIQPPFKIIPAKDEVSAVFELPLETLLDLNTYQPLITTRNGTTHKIIGLTVDGWFIWGATARILYQLAKQFG; encoded by the coding sequence ATGAGCCGAACTGAACACTTTCTGAATCGTTTCTTATTACAAAATGCCCCGTTGACGCCAGTTGATATTCATCCGGGAACACACGATGCAGCCGTGTTAATACCGATTATTCTGCGCTCTGATGGCTGGACAGTATTGTTCACGCAACGAAGCTGGCAGCTGCGCCATCACCCAGGGCAGGTTTGTTTTCCGGGTGGCAGAAAAGACAACACAGATAGCTCTTTGCAGATGACCGCCATTCGCGAAATGGAAGAAGAACTTGGTATCACCGAAAAACAAATAAGGGTGCTGGGGCAATTATCCTCTGGGCACACCTTCACGGGGTATCAGATCCACCCCTATCTCGCCTTAATTCAACCACCATTTAAGATCATACCAGCCAAAGATGAAGTGTCTGCCGTATTTGAATTGCCGCTGGAGACGTTACTGGATCTCAATACTTACCAACCACTGATCACCACACGAAATGGCACGACGCATAAAATTATCGGGTTAACAGTTGATGGCTGGTTTATCTGGGGTGCGACGGCGAGAATTCTTTATCAGTTGGCAAAACAGTTTGGTTGA
- the pabB gene encoding aminodeoxychorismate synthase component I, translating to MSSLFQLKTFPIQSTTQQMFAKVAHLPWAVLLESASPDHIDSRFDVFSAEPIATLQTTGDITTITEGEHTEYSKAAPLQLLKEIQRRHFGPDVTYHGELPFIGGAIGLLGYDLGRRIEKIPVQAERDIHLPELAVGIYDWAWIVDHQTQQMHFLVCGSEEQMETRWAWWQQQVAMKPKPFSLTSGWQSNLSQAAYTERFNAIQRYLRAGDCYQINLTQRFHAHYSGDEWQAYCQLAQVNQAPFSAFMRLPEAAILSLSPERFLALNNREIETKPIKGTRPRFVDPQADQASITELQHSPKDRAENLMIVDLLRNDIGRVSKPGTVRVSKLFDIESFKAVHHLVSTVTSSLAEQYSAVELLEACFPGGSITGAPKVRALEIIEELEPHRRSAYCGSMFYISRHGRMDSSITIRTLIAWQQQLYVWAGGGIVADSDADAEYQETFDKLAKILPILEQSYHEPN from the coding sequence ATGTCATCACTATTTCAGCTTAAAACATTTCCGATTCAATCTACCACGCAACAGATGTTTGCCAAGGTAGCTCATCTGCCATGGGCGGTGTTATTAGAATCTGCCAGCCCAGATCATATCGACAGCCGGTTTGATGTTTTTTCGGCTGAACCGATAGCTACGCTGCAAACAACGGGCGATATCACCACGATCACGGAAGGTGAGCATACTGAATATTCCAAAGCCGCACCGTTACAATTATTGAAAGAAATTCAACGTCGTCATTTTGGACCAGATGTTACTTATCATGGGGAATTACCATTTATCGGCGGCGCTATCGGCCTATTAGGATATGACTTAGGTCGTCGTATTGAAAAAATCCCGGTACAAGCTGAACGTGATATCCATTTACCTGAACTGGCCGTCGGTATTTATGACTGGGCATGGATCGTTGATCATCAAACCCAACAGATGCATTTCTTAGTTTGCGGTTCTGAAGAACAAATGGAAACACGGTGGGCTTGGTGGCAGCAGCAAGTGGCCATGAAACCAAAACCATTCAGCCTTACATCAGGTTGGCAATCTAACCTTTCTCAAGCTGCCTATACTGAACGCTTTAACGCTATTCAACGTTATCTACGTGCTGGCGATTGTTATCAAATCAATCTGACCCAGCGCTTTCACGCTCATTATTCCGGTGATGAATGGCAGGCTTATTGCCAGTTGGCACAGGTAAATCAAGCGCCATTTTCAGCATTCATGCGTCTGCCAGAAGCTGCGATTCTCAGCTTGTCGCCAGAACGTTTTTTGGCACTCAATAATCGCGAAATTGAAACTAAACCGATTAAGGGAACGCGCCCTCGTTTTGTTGATCCACAAGCAGATCAAGCCAGCATCACTGAACTACAACATTCGCCGAAAGATCGGGCGGAAAATCTGATGATTGTTGACCTGTTACGTAACGATATTGGCCGGGTGTCGAAACCTGGCACAGTGCGTGTATCCAAGCTGTTTGATATTGAATCATTCAAGGCCGTACACCATCTGGTTTCAACCGTGACAAGTTCATTAGCCGAGCAATACAGCGCAGTTGAACTGCTCGAAGCCTGTTTTCCCGGTGGTTCGATCACTGGTGCACCCAAAGTTCGGGCGCTGGAAATTATTGAAGAGCTCGAACCACACCGCCGTTCGGCCTATTGTGGCAGCATGTTTTATATCAGCCGACATGGGCGCATGGATTCCAGTATCACCATTCGCACCTTGATCGCATGGCAACAACAACTTTATGTCTGGGCTGGTGGCGGTATAGTGGCTGATTCTGATGCAGATGCGGAATATCAGGAAACCTTTGATAAATTAGCGAAGATATTACCGATTCTGGAACAGTCATATCATGAGCCGAACTGA